A single Cryptococcus deuterogattii R265 chromosome 2, complete sequence DNA region contains:
- a CDS encoding xenobiotic reductase yields the protein MPGVKFPTLAEPVTLGALQLDTRVIMASLTRNRSIPTTIPNEDNVKYYAQRAGPGRSGLILSEGTLIAHQGTEWENAPGIWDEEHAKGWKKVTDAVHEKGGLIVAQLWHTGRVCHPDMIEQKRSGDPVWAPSDVGARGGKFRTLPGQPGYISNPTPIPDPTYILDQYSKAAEMAKLAGFDGVELHSANGYLIEQFLSDVSNTRTDKWGGSVENRIRFGLEAAKRLIEVWGADRVGIKISPCGGYNDTYNTSGDSRLETFKTYISRLDSLGLAYIQLMVAILGDDHHGGKPQGFPHDIIGTYGPLIKKSKLVVNGNYTPESGEEIVKSGKAAAVVYGRSYVANPDFVKRIQQGLPLAELNMKGLYMPAVEGQNGSGYNDYPDAE from the exons ATGCCTGGTGTCAAATTCCCTACCCTCGCAGAACCCGTCACCCTTGGGGCTCTTCAGCTCGATACCCGAGTGATTATGGCTTCTCTCACTCGTAACCGCTCAATCC CCACCACGATCCCCAACGAGGACAACGTAAAATACTATGCTCAGCGTGCCGGTCCTGGTCGCTCAGGCCTTATCCTCTCTGAAGGTACACTTATTGCCCATCAAGGTACCGAGTGGGAGAATGCCCCTGGTATttgggatgaagagcacGCTAAAGGCTGGAAAAAAGTCACTGACGCCGTACACGAGAAAGGCGGATTGATTGTTGCTCAGCTATGGCACACCGGACGCGTTTGCCATCCAGACATGATTGAACAAAAGAGGAGTGGAGACCCAGTGTGGGCGCCAAGTGATGTGGGCGCAAGAGGCGGGAAG TTCCGAACACTTCCCGGTCAGCCGGGATACATTTCCAACCCCACCCCTATTCCTGACCCAACATACATCCTCGATCAGTACTCTAAAGCCGCCGAGATGGCCAAACTCGCTGGATTCGATGGCGTCGAACTTCATTCAGCTAATGGCTATTTGATTGAACAGTTCTTGTCTGATGTTAGCAACACAAGGACAGACAAATGGGGTGGAAGCGTGGAGAACAGGATCAGATTTGGTTTGGAAGCCGCTAAGAGACTAATCGAAGTTTGGGGGGCGGACCGAGTCGG CATCAAAATCTCCCCTTGTGGTGGCTACAACGACACTTATAACACTAGTGGTGACTCTCGTCTCGAGACCTTTAAAACCTACATTTCACGCCTTGACTCCCTCGGTCTCGCGTACATTCAGCTCATGGTTGCAATCCTGGGTGACGACCATCATGGAGGCAAACCACAGGGATTTCCTCATGATATCATTGGCACTTACGGCCCGTTAatcaagaagagcaaaCTAGTCGTGAATGGGAACTACACGCCGGAAAGCGGTGAAGAGATAGTGAAGAGTGGCAAGGCAGCAGCTGTTGTCTACGGGAGAAGCTACGTCGCGAATCCTGATTTTGTCAAGCGCATCCAACAAGGGTTGCCTCTTGCTGAACTCAATATGAAG GGGCTTTACATGCCAGCTGTTGAAGGCCAGAATGGGTCAGGCTACAACGATTACCCTGATGCCGAGTAG